The following proteins are encoded in a genomic region of Populus trichocarpa isolate Nisqually-1 chromosome 13, P.trichocarpa_v4.1, whole genome shotgun sequence:
- the LOC7479026 gene encoding tRNA (guanine(26)-N(2))-dimethyltransferase isoform X1, whose amino-acid sequence MLTLSPKAPFLYKPQNPNPNPKIQHYKPQINGIYCKSELQSERGLEFETGETFFRHESAKGRDLGVLAASLYNQSKGKLRVLDALCGCGIRSLRYLMEAKADFVLANDANDEHRRVILENLKRVDRGFGDERKWVVTHLDANRVLSECYLQKDFFDLIDIDSFGSDISLFLRSAMNTLSFDGLLYVTSTDGHSSGGHHPDHSLAAYGAYVRPMPYSNEVGLRMLIGGAVREASVLGYYITPLFSYYSYHGPVFRVMLRVNRGKLLENRHYGFITYCNNCGNSQEFSWAELGQISCSCSGSHGSRSLVISGPLWTGPLHSAAYISKMINLAEEWGWIGNGAETDLEKLLKQMLDESDPRLKSGYIKMDEVASRAKINSPPLRTMMSAMQKEGYATSRSHIASNAIKTDCPMSVCIRISKELQGVDSFSV is encoded by the exons ATGTTGACTCTCTCTCCTAAAGCCCCATTTCTCTACAAACcccaaaaccctaaccctaaccctaaaattCAACATTATAAACCACAAATTAACGGGATTTACTGCAAATCCGAGCTCCAAAGCGAAAGGGGTCTCGAATTTGAGACCGGAGAGACCTTCTTTCGCCATGAAAGTGCTAAAGGCCGAGACTTGGGGGTATTAGCAGCATCCCTGTACAATCAATCCAAAGGGAAATTACGGGTGCTTGACGCATTGTGTGGGTGTGGAATCCGGTCCTTGCGCTACTTAATGGAAGCGAAAGCGGATTTTGTACTGGCAAATGATGCTAATGATGAGCACAGGAGGGTTATTTTAGAGAATTTGAAGAGAGTAGACAGAGGTTTTGGGGATGAGAGAAAATGGGTTGTTACACATTTAGATGCTAATAGAGTGTTGAGTGAGTGTTACTTGCAAAAggatttttttgatttgattgatattGATTCGTTTGGGAGTGATATTTCCTTGTTTTTGAGGTCTGCAATGAACACATTAAGTTTTGATGGATTGCTTTATGTTACTTCTACTGATGGCCACTCTTCAGGCGGTCACCATCCTGACCA TTCTTTAGCTGCATATGGAGCATATGTACGTCCTATGCCATATTCGAATGAGGTTGGTTTGCGAATGCTTATAGGTGGGGCTGTGCGGGAAGCTTCTGTGCTTGGCTATTATATCACACCACTTTTTTCTTACTACTCGTATCATGGACCTGTTTTTAGGGTCATGCTAAGAGTAAATCGAGGGAAGCTACTTGAAAACAG GCATTATGGTTTCATCACCTACTGCAACAATTGTGGAAATTCACAAGAATTTTCATGGGCTGAACTTGGTCAGATTAGTTGCTCTTGCAGTGGATCACAT GGTTCAAGGTCGCTCGTTATTTCAGGGCCCCTGTGGACAGGACCTCTTCATAGTGCTGCCTACATtagtaaaatgataaatttggCTGAGGAATGGGGATGGATAGGAAATGGTGCAGAAACTGATCTGGAAAAACTTCTGAAACAGATGTTGGATGAAAGTGATCCCAGATTAAAATCTGGATACATCAAGATGGATGAG GTGGCAAGCCGGGCCAAAATCAATTCTCCTCCACTAAGGACCATGATGAGTGCAATGCAAAAG GAGGGATATGCTACAAGCAGGTCGCACATTGCTTCAAATGCAATCAAGACAGATTGTCCCATGTCAGTATGCATCAGGATTTCTAAGGAACTACAGGGTGTTGATAGTTTTTCTGTATAA
- the LOC7479026 gene encoding tRNA (guanine(26)-N(2))-dimethyltransferase isoform X2: MLTLSPKAPFLYKPQNPNPNPKIQHYKPQINGIYCKSELQSERGLEFETGETFFRHESAKGRDLGVLAASLYNQSKGKLRVLDALCGCGIRSLRYLMEAKADFVLANDANDEHRRVILENLKRVDRGFGDERKWVVTHLDANRVLSECYLQKDFFDLIDIDSFGSDISLFLRSAMNTLSFDGLLYVTSTDGHSSGGHHPDQVMLRVNRGKLLENRHYGFITYCNNCGNSQEFSWAELGQISCSCSGSHGSRSLVISGPLWTGPLHSAAYISKMINLAEEWGWIGNGAETDLEKLLKQMLDESDPRLKSGYIKMDEVASRAKINSPPLRTMMSAMQKEGYATSRSHIASNAIKTDCPMSVCIRISKELQGVDSFSV, translated from the exons ATGTTGACTCTCTCTCCTAAAGCCCCATTTCTCTACAAACcccaaaaccctaaccctaaccctaaaattCAACATTATAAACCACAAATTAACGGGATTTACTGCAAATCCGAGCTCCAAAGCGAAAGGGGTCTCGAATTTGAGACCGGAGAGACCTTCTTTCGCCATGAAAGTGCTAAAGGCCGAGACTTGGGGGTATTAGCAGCATCCCTGTACAATCAATCCAAAGGGAAATTACGGGTGCTTGACGCATTGTGTGGGTGTGGAATCCGGTCCTTGCGCTACTTAATGGAAGCGAAAGCGGATTTTGTACTGGCAAATGATGCTAATGATGAGCACAGGAGGGTTATTTTAGAGAATTTGAAGAGAGTAGACAGAGGTTTTGGGGATGAGAGAAAATGGGTTGTTACACATTTAGATGCTAATAGAGTGTTGAGTGAGTGTTACTTGCAAAAggatttttttgatttgattgatattGATTCGTTTGGGAGTGATATTTCCTTGTTTTTGAGGTCTGCAATGAACACATTAAGTTTTGATGGATTGCTTTATGTTACTTCTACTGATGGCCACTCTTCAGGCGGTCACCATCCTGACCA GGTCATGCTAAGAGTAAATCGAGGGAAGCTACTTGAAAACAG GCATTATGGTTTCATCACCTACTGCAACAATTGTGGAAATTCACAAGAATTTTCATGGGCTGAACTTGGTCAGATTAGTTGCTCTTGCAGTGGATCACAT GGTTCAAGGTCGCTCGTTATTTCAGGGCCCCTGTGGACAGGACCTCTTCATAGTGCTGCCTACATtagtaaaatgataaatttggCTGAGGAATGGGGATGGATAGGAAATGGTGCAGAAACTGATCTGGAAAAACTTCTGAAACAGATGTTGGATGAAAGTGATCCCAGATTAAAATCTGGATACATCAAGATGGATGAG GTGGCAAGCCGGGCCAAAATCAATTCTCCTCCACTAAGGACCATGATGAGTGCAATGCAAAAG GAGGGATATGCTACAAGCAGGTCGCACATTGCTTCAAATGCAATCAAGACAGATTGTCCCATGTCAGTATGCATCAGGATTTCTAAGGAACTACAGGGTGTTGATAGTTTTTCTGTATAA